A stretch of the Ictidomys tridecemlineatus isolate mIctTri1 chromosome 5, mIctTri1.hap1, whole genome shotgun sequence genome encodes the following:
- the Carmil3 gene encoding capping protein, Arp2/3 and myosin-I linker protein 3 isoform X14, which produces MAKASVELTRELQDSIRRCLSQGAVLQQHRVKLETKPKKFEDRVLALTSWRLHLFPLKVPAKVESSFNVLEIRAFNTLSQNQILVETERGMVSMRLPSAESVDQVTRHVSSALSKVCPGPGCLIRRGNVDTPEGPRDTSPNSETSTSTTHSVCGGFSETYAALCDYNGLHCREEVQWDVDTIYHAEDNREFNLLDFSHLESRDLALMVAALAYNQWFTKLYCKDLRLGSEVLEQVLHTLSKSGSLEELVLDNAGLKTDFVQKLAGVFGENGSCVLHALTLSHNPIEDKGFLSLSQQLLCFPTGLTKLCLAKTAISPRGLQALGQTFGANPAFASSLRYLDLSKNPGLLATDEANALYSFLAQPNALVHLDLSGTDCAVDLLLGALLHGCCSHLTYLNLARNSCSHRKGREAPPAFKQFFSSAYTLSHVNLSTTRLPLEALRALLQGLSLNSHLSDLHLDLSSCELRSAGAQALQEQLGAVTCVGSLDLSDNGFDSDLLTLVPALGKNKSLKHLFLGKNFNVKAKTLEEILHKLVQLIQEEDCSLQSLSVADSRLKLRTSILINALGSNTCLAKVDLSGNGMEDIGAKMLSKALQINSSLRTILWDRNNTSALGFLDIARALESNHTLRFMSFPVSDISQAYRSAPERTEDVWQKIQWCLVRNNHSQTCPQEQAFRLQQGLVTSSAEQMLQRLCGRVQEEVRALRLCPLEPVQDELLYARDLIKDAKNSRALFPSLYELGHVLANDGPVRQRLESVASEVSKAVDKELQVILESMVSLTQELCPVAMRVAEGHNKMLSNVAERVTVPRNFIRGALLEQAGQDIQNKLDEVKLSVVTYLTNSIVDEILQELYHSHKSLARHLTQLRTLSDPPGGLGQGQDLSSRGRGRNHDHEETTDDELGTNIDTMAIKKQKRCRKIRPVSAFISGSPQDMESQLGSLGIPPGWFSGLGGSQPSASGSWEGLSELPTHGYKLKHQTQGRPRPPRTTPPGPGRPSVPVPGTRQENGMASRLDEGLEDFFSRRVMDESSSYPRTLRTVRPGLSEAPLPPLQKKRRRGLFHFRRPRSFKGDRGPGSPTAGLLLPPPPPPPPTQESPPSPDPPSLGNNSSPCWSPEEETSLLPGFGGGRGPSFRRKMGTEGSEPGEGDPVPGTAQQPRAHGVALPGLGRAKGWSFDGKREGTGPDLDDSTQAWQKRRSSDDAGPGAWKPPPPPQSSKPSFSAMRRAEATWHIAEESAPNHSCQSPSPASQDGEEEKEGALFPERMVPARNAKDPPLAPRPPKPVAVPRGRRPPQVPGGREETEAGNTAPGVNKSRLRLGSQQDQEEPEVQGPPDPGRRTAPLKPKRTRRAQSCDKLEPDRRRPPDPSGASAGTSEPGTD; this is translated from the exons ATGGCCAAGGCCAGCGTGGAGCTCACCCGCGAGCTGCAAG acAGCATCCGGAGGTGCCTGAGCCAAGGGGCTGTGCTCCAGCAACATCGAGTGAAGCTAGAGACAAAACCCAAGAAGTTTGAGGACCGAGTGCTG GCCCTGACCTCCTGGCGCCTCCACCTCTTCCCCCTTAAAGTCCCTGCCAAG GTGGAGAGCTCCTTCAATGTCCTGGAGATCCGTGCCTTCAACACGCTCAGTCAGAACCAG ATCCTGGTGGAGACGGAGCGCGGCATGGTGAGCATGCGACTGCCATCAGCTGAGAGCGTGGACCAGGTGACGCGACATGTGagctctgccctctccaaggTCTGCCCTGGCCCTGG gtgttTGATCCGACGTGGAAATGTGGACACACCTGAGGGCCCCCGAGACACATCCCCCAACTCTGAGACTTCAACATCTACCACCCATAGTGTGTGTG GTGGCTTCTCCGAGACCTATGCTGCCCTGTGTGACTACAATGGGCTGCACTGCCGTGAGGAGGTGCAATGG GATGTGGATACCATTTACCATGCTGAGGATAACCGCGAGTTCAATCTTCTGGATTTCAGCCACTTAGAGAGCCG AGATTTGGCCCTAATGGTGGCAGCCCTGGCCTACAACCAGTGGTTTACCAAACTCTACTGCAAAGACCTGCGGCTG GGTTCAGAAGTTCTAGAACAGGTGCTACATACCCTGAGCAAGTCGGGGAGCCTGGAAGAGCTAGTGCTGGACAATGCTGGACTTAAGAC GGACTTTGTCCAGAAGCTGGCCGGGGTGTTTGGGGAGAACGGGAGCTGTGTGCTGCATGCCCTCACTCTGTCCCACAACCCCATCGAGGACAAGG GTTTCCTCAGTCTGAGCCAGCAGCTACTCTGCTTCCCCACTGGCCTCACCAAGCTGTGCTTGGCCAAGACTGCCATTTCCCCCCGAG GGCTCCAGGCACTGGGCCAGACATTTGGGGCCAACCCGGCCTTCGCCAGCTCCCTTCGATACCTGGACCTGAGCAAGAACCCTGGGCTGCTCGCCACCGACGAAGCCAAT GCTCTGTACAGTTTCCTGGCCCAGCCCAATGCCCTGGTGCACCTGGACCTGTCGGGGACTGACTGTGCTGTTGACTTG CTTCTGGGTGCCCTGCTTCATGGCTGCTGCTCCCACCTCACCTACCTCAACCTGGCTCGCAACAGCTGTTCCcacag GAAGGGCCGGGAGGCCCCACCAGCCTTCAAGCAGTTCTTCAGCAGCGCCTACACACTGAGCCACGTCAACCTATCAACCACAAGGCTGCCCCTGGAGGCCCTCAG GGCACTACTTCAGGGCCTCTCCCTCAACAGTCACCTCAGTGATTTGCACCTGGACCTCAGCAGCTGTGAG CTCCGCTCAGCAGGAGCCCAGGCCTTGCAGGAGCAGCTGGGGGCTGTCACCTGTGTGGGCAGCCTAGATCTGTCAGACAATG GGTTCGACTCGGACCTCCTGACCCTGGTGCCTGCACTTGGCAAGAACAAGTCCCTCAAGCACCTGTTCCTGGGCAAGAACTTCAATGTCAAGGCCAA GACCCTGGAGGAGATCCTCCACAAGCTGGTTCAACTGATCCAGGAAGAGGACTGT TCCCTGCAGTCACTGTCAGTGGCAGACTCCCGACTGAAGCTCCGTACCAGCATCCTCATCAATGCTCTGGGAAGTAACACCTGCCTGGCCAAAGTGGATCTGAGCGGCAATGGCATGGAGGACATCGGGGCCAAGATGCTGTCTAAGGCCCTGCAGATAAATTCCTCCCTCAG AACTATCCTATGGGATCGGAACAATACATCTGCCCTGGGCTTCCTGGATATTGCAAGGGCACTGGAGAG CAACCACACACTCCGCTTCATGTCCTTCCCGGTGAGCGACATCTCCCAAGCCTACCGCAGTGCCCCTGAGCGCACGGAGGACGTCTGGCAGAAG ATCCAATGGTGCCTGGTGAGGAACAACCACTCTCAGACATGCCCCCAGGAGCAGGCCTTCAGGCTACAGCAGGGCCTGGTGACCAGCAGCGCCGAGCAA ATGCTGCAGCGGCTGTGTGGACGAGTGCAGGAGGAGGTGCGGGCACTGAGGCTGTGCCCTTTGGAACCTGTGCAGGATGAGCTGCTCTACGCTCGGGACCTCATCAAGGATGCCAAAAACTCCCGGGCG CTGTTTCCCAGCCTCTATGAGCTGGGCCATGTGCTGGCCAATGACGGACCTGTGCGGCAGAGGCTGGAATCAGTAGCCAGTGAGGTGTCCAAGGCTGTGGACAAGGAGCTGCAG GTGATCCTGGAATCCATGGTCAGCCTAACACAAGAGTTATGCCCCGTAGCCATGCGGGTGGCTGAGGGGCACAATAAGATGCTGAGCAATGTGGCAGAGCGCGTCACTGTGCCTCGGAACTTCATCCGAGGGGCACTGCTGGAGCAGGCGGGACAGGACATTCAGAACAAGCTGGA TGAGGTGAAGCTCTCAGTTGTCACCTACTTGACCAACTCCATAGTGGATGAGATCCTGCAGGAGCTGTACCACTCCCACAAGAGCCTG GCCCGGCACTTGACCCAGTTAAGGACACTATCAGATCCACCAGGGGGGCTGGGCCAAGGGCAGGATCTGTCCTCCAGAGGCCGAGGCCGGAACCATGACCACGAGGAGACCACAGATGATGAACTTGGGACCAACATC GACACCATGGCCATCAAAAAGCAGAAACGCTGCCGCAAGATCCGACCGGTGTCTGCCTTCATCA GTGGGAGCCCTCAGGACATGGAAAGCCAACTGGGGAGCCTGGGGATCCCCCCTGGCTGGTTCTCAGGACTCGGGGGCAGCCAGCCTTCAGCTAGTGGCTCCTGGGAAGGTCTATCTGAGCTGCCTACTCATGGTTATAAACTAAAGCATCAAACACAAGGGAGGCCCCGGCCCCCCAGGACCACCCCACCAGGACCAGGTCGGCCCAGT GTACCAGTACCTGGGACTCGTCAGGAGAATGGAATGGCCAGCCGCCTAGATGAGGGGCTAGAGGACTTTTTCAGCCGAAGGGTCATGGATGAAAGTTCCAG CTACCCCAGGACTCTGAGGACTGTTCGGCCAGGCCTCTCAGAGGCACCACTGCCTCCACTCCAGAAGAAGAGGCGCCGAGGCCTGTTTCATTTTCGGAGGCCCCGGAGCTTCAAGGGGGACAGGGGACCAGGGTCCCCCACTGCTGgactcctccttcctccacccccacccccacccccaactcagGAGAGCCCTCCCAGCCCAGACCCCCCGAGCCTCGGCAATAACTCTTCTCCCTGCTGGAGCCCAGAGGAAGAAACCAGCCTCCTCCCTGGATTTGGTGGGGGAAGGGGACCTTCCTTCCGTAGGAAGATG GGCACCGAAGGGTCAGAGCCAGGGGAGGGGGACCCAGTTCCTGGGACAGCACAGCAGCCAAGGGCCCATGGTGTTGCCCTTCCTGGATTGGGAAGAGCCAAGGGTTGGAGCTTCGACGGGAAACGAGAG GGCACAGGCCCAGACCTGGATGACAGCACCCAGGCTTGGCAGAAAAGGCGCTCTTCAGATGATGCAG ggcctggagcctggaAGCCACCCCCTCCCCCTCAAAGCTCCAAGCCAAGCTTCAGTGCCATGCGGCGAGCAGAGGCCACATGGCACATAG CTGAGGAGAGTGCCCCCAACCACAGCTGCCAGAGCCCTAGCCCAGCCTCCCAAGatggggaggaagaaaaggagggagccTTATTCCCAGAGAGGATGGTTCCAGCCAGGAATGCCAAG GATCCCCCTTTAGCTCCACGGCCTCCCAAGCCAGTAGCTGTCCCCAGAGGTCGCCGGCCCCCTCAGGTaccaggaggcagggaggagacCGAGGCTGGGAATACAGCCCCAGGAGTCAACAAGTCCCGGCTGAGGCTGGGCTCACAGCAAGACCAAGAGGAGCCTGAAGTCCAAG GGCCCCCTGATCCAGGCCGCCGGACTGCCCCACTGAAACCCAAGAGGACACGGCGGGCGCAGTCCTGTGATAAACTGGAGCCTGATAGAAGACGGCCCCCTGACCCCTCAGGTGCCAGTG CAGGAACCAGTGAGCCAGGAACAGACTGA
- the Carmil3 gene encoding capping protein, Arp2/3 and myosin-I linker protein 3 isoform X6, with protein MESRNAVLGPGDTPNTRRRALGLSLGSPQEGSARARAGSHAVRQRSAHAQFSTSPGGAGDPALRGGGRSARAAAPDWSGLGRCCSAQRPGPAGAGTSMCRGSPAAAEAAAAPLQQQQQQQQQQQQQRPPWPRPAWSSPASCKLWHRCPRSILLCPARLTLPRTFLSWSRPSRSWVTDSIRRCLSQGAVLQQHRVKLETKPKKFEDRVLALTSWRLHLFPLKVPAKVESSFNVLEIRAFNTLSQNQILVETERGMVSMRLPSAESVDQVTRHVSSALSKVCPGPGCLIRRGNVDTPEGPRDTSPNSETSTSTTHSVCGGFSETYAALCDYNGLHCREEVQWDVDTIYHAEDNREFNLLDFSHLESRDLALMVAALAYNQWFTKLYCKDLRLGSEVLEQVLHTLSKSGSLEELVLDNAGLKTDFVQKLAGVFGENGSCVLHALTLSHNPIEDKGFLSLSQQLLCFPTGLTKLCLAKTAISPRGLQALGQTFGANPAFASSLRYLDLSKNPGLLATDEANALYSFLAQPNALVHLDLSGTDCAVDLLLGALLHGCCSHLTYLNLARNSCSHRKGREAPPAFKQFFSSAYTLSHVNLSTTRLPLEALRALLQGLSLNSHLSDLHLDLSSCELRSAGAQALQEQLGAVTCVGSLDLSDNGFDSDLLTLVPALGKNKSLKHLFLGKNFNVKAKTLEEILHKLVQLIQEEDCSLQSLSVADSRLKLRTSILINALGSNTCLAKVDLSGNGMEDIGAKMLSKALQINSSLRTILWDRNNTSALGFLDIARALESNHTLRFMSFPVSDISQAYRSAPERTEDVWQKIQWCLVRNNHSQTCPQEQAFRLQQGLVTSSAEQMLQRLCGRVQEEVRALRLCPLEPVQDELLYARDLIKDAKNSRALFPSLYELGHVLANDGPVRQRLESVASEVSKAVDKELQVILESMVSLTQELCPVAMRVAEGHNKMLSNVAERVTVPRNFIRGALLEQAGQDIQNKLDEVKLSVVTYLTNSIVDEILQELYHSHKSLARHLTQLRTLSDPPGGLGQGQDLSSRGRGRNHDHEETTDDELGTNIDTMAIKKQKRCRKIRPVSAFISGSPQDMESQLGSLGIPPGWFSGLGGSQPSASGSWEGLSELPTHGYKLKHQTQGRPRPPRTTPPGPGRPSQVPVPGTRQENGMASRLDEGLEDFFSRRVMDESSSYPRTLRTVRPGLSEAPLPPLQKKRRRGLFHFRRPRSFKGDRGPGSPTAGLLLPPPPPPPPTQESPPSPDPPSLGNNSSPCWSPEEETSLLPGFGGGRGPSFRRKMGTEGSEPGEGDPVPGTAQQPRAHGVALPGLGRAKGWSFDGKREGTGPDLDDSTQAWQKRRSSDDAGPGAWKPPPPPQSSKPSFSAMRRAEATWHIAEESAPNHSCQSPSPASQDGEEEKEGALFPERMVPARNAKLQDPPLAPRPPKPVAVPRGRRPPQVPGGREETEAGNTAPGVNKSRLRLGSQQDQEEPEVQGPPDPGRRTAPLKPKRTRRAQSCDKLEPDRRRPPDPSGTSEPGTD; from the exons ATGGAGAGCAGGAACGCTGTCCTCGGCCCGGGAGATACCCCAAACACCAGGCGACGTGCTCTGGGCCTCTCACTAGGTAGCCCGCAGGAGGGGTCGGCGCGAGCGCGCGCGGGGTCTCACGCGGTTCGGCAGCGCAGCGCGCATGCTCAGTTCAGCACTTCTCCGGGCGGGGCGGGAGACCCGGCGCTCCGAGGCGGGGGGAGGAGCGCTCGCGCAGCCGCCCCTGACTGGAGCGGGCTCGGTCGCTGCTGCAGCGCTCAGCGCCCGGGCCCTGCCGGAGCCGGGACTAGCATGTGCCGCGGCTCCCCGGCGGCGGCAGAGGCGGCGGCGGCTCCTctgcagcaacagcagcagcagcagcagcagcagcagcagcagcgacCGCCATGGCCAAGGCCAGCGTGGAGCTCACCCGCGAGCTGCAAG CTCTGGCATCGCTGTCCCCGGAGCATCCTTCTCTGCCCCGCTCGCCTCACCCTACCAAGGACCTTCCTATCCTGGAGCCGCCCGTCCCGCTCTTGGGTGACAG acAGCATCCGGAGGTGCCTGAGCCAAGGGGCTGTGCTCCAGCAACATCGAGTGAAGCTAGAGACAAAACCCAAGAAGTTTGAGGACCGAGTGCTG GCCCTGACCTCCTGGCGCCTCCACCTCTTCCCCCTTAAAGTCCCTGCCAAG GTGGAGAGCTCCTTCAATGTCCTGGAGATCCGTGCCTTCAACACGCTCAGTCAGAACCAG ATCCTGGTGGAGACGGAGCGCGGCATGGTGAGCATGCGACTGCCATCAGCTGAGAGCGTGGACCAGGTGACGCGACATGTGagctctgccctctccaaggTCTGCCCTGGCCCTGG gtgttTGATCCGACGTGGAAATGTGGACACACCTGAGGGCCCCCGAGACACATCCCCCAACTCTGAGACTTCAACATCTACCACCCATAGTGTGTGTG GTGGCTTCTCCGAGACCTATGCTGCCCTGTGTGACTACAATGGGCTGCACTGCCGTGAGGAGGTGCAATGG GATGTGGATACCATTTACCATGCTGAGGATAACCGCGAGTTCAATCTTCTGGATTTCAGCCACTTAGAGAGCCG AGATTTGGCCCTAATGGTGGCAGCCCTGGCCTACAACCAGTGGTTTACCAAACTCTACTGCAAAGACCTGCGGCTG GGTTCAGAAGTTCTAGAACAGGTGCTACATACCCTGAGCAAGTCGGGGAGCCTGGAAGAGCTAGTGCTGGACAATGCTGGACTTAAGAC GGACTTTGTCCAGAAGCTGGCCGGGGTGTTTGGGGAGAACGGGAGCTGTGTGCTGCATGCCCTCACTCTGTCCCACAACCCCATCGAGGACAAGG GTTTCCTCAGTCTGAGCCAGCAGCTACTCTGCTTCCCCACTGGCCTCACCAAGCTGTGCTTGGCCAAGACTGCCATTTCCCCCCGAG GGCTCCAGGCACTGGGCCAGACATTTGGGGCCAACCCGGCCTTCGCCAGCTCCCTTCGATACCTGGACCTGAGCAAGAACCCTGGGCTGCTCGCCACCGACGAAGCCAAT GCTCTGTACAGTTTCCTGGCCCAGCCCAATGCCCTGGTGCACCTGGACCTGTCGGGGACTGACTGTGCTGTTGACTTG CTTCTGGGTGCCCTGCTTCATGGCTGCTGCTCCCACCTCACCTACCTCAACCTGGCTCGCAACAGCTGTTCCcacag GAAGGGCCGGGAGGCCCCACCAGCCTTCAAGCAGTTCTTCAGCAGCGCCTACACACTGAGCCACGTCAACCTATCAACCACAAGGCTGCCCCTGGAGGCCCTCAG GGCACTACTTCAGGGCCTCTCCCTCAACAGTCACCTCAGTGATTTGCACCTGGACCTCAGCAGCTGTGAG CTCCGCTCAGCAGGAGCCCAGGCCTTGCAGGAGCAGCTGGGGGCTGTCACCTGTGTGGGCAGCCTAGATCTGTCAGACAATG GGTTCGACTCGGACCTCCTGACCCTGGTGCCTGCACTTGGCAAGAACAAGTCCCTCAAGCACCTGTTCCTGGGCAAGAACTTCAATGTCAAGGCCAA GACCCTGGAGGAGATCCTCCACAAGCTGGTTCAACTGATCCAGGAAGAGGACTGT TCCCTGCAGTCACTGTCAGTGGCAGACTCCCGACTGAAGCTCCGTACCAGCATCCTCATCAATGCTCTGGGAAGTAACACCTGCCTGGCCAAAGTGGATCTGAGCGGCAATGGCATGGAGGACATCGGGGCCAAGATGCTGTCTAAGGCCCTGCAGATAAATTCCTCCCTCAG AACTATCCTATGGGATCGGAACAATACATCTGCCCTGGGCTTCCTGGATATTGCAAGGGCACTGGAGAG CAACCACACACTCCGCTTCATGTCCTTCCCGGTGAGCGACATCTCCCAAGCCTACCGCAGTGCCCCTGAGCGCACGGAGGACGTCTGGCAGAAG ATCCAATGGTGCCTGGTGAGGAACAACCACTCTCAGACATGCCCCCAGGAGCAGGCCTTCAGGCTACAGCAGGGCCTGGTGACCAGCAGCGCCGAGCAA ATGCTGCAGCGGCTGTGTGGACGAGTGCAGGAGGAGGTGCGGGCACTGAGGCTGTGCCCTTTGGAACCTGTGCAGGATGAGCTGCTCTACGCTCGGGACCTCATCAAGGATGCCAAAAACTCCCGGGCG CTGTTTCCCAGCCTCTATGAGCTGGGCCATGTGCTGGCCAATGACGGACCTGTGCGGCAGAGGCTGGAATCAGTAGCCAGTGAGGTGTCCAAGGCTGTGGACAAGGAGCTGCAG GTGATCCTGGAATCCATGGTCAGCCTAACACAAGAGTTATGCCCCGTAGCCATGCGGGTGGCTGAGGGGCACAATAAGATGCTGAGCAATGTGGCAGAGCGCGTCACTGTGCCTCGGAACTTCATCCGAGGGGCACTGCTGGAGCAGGCGGGACAGGACATTCAGAACAAGCTGGA TGAGGTGAAGCTCTCAGTTGTCACCTACTTGACCAACTCCATAGTGGATGAGATCCTGCAGGAGCTGTACCACTCCCACAAGAGCCTG GCCCGGCACTTGACCCAGTTAAGGACACTATCAGATCCACCAGGGGGGCTGGGCCAAGGGCAGGATCTGTCCTCCAGAGGCCGAGGCCGGAACCATGACCACGAGGAGACCACAGATGATGAACTTGGGACCAACATC GACACCATGGCCATCAAAAAGCAGAAACGCTGCCGCAAGATCCGACCGGTGTCTGCCTTCATCA GTGGGAGCCCTCAGGACATGGAAAGCCAACTGGGGAGCCTGGGGATCCCCCCTGGCTGGTTCTCAGGACTCGGGGGCAGCCAGCCTTCAGCTAGTGGCTCCTGGGAAGGTCTATCTGAGCTGCCTACTCATGGTTATAAACTAAAGCATCAAACACAAGGGAGGCCCCGGCCCCCCAGGACCACCCCACCAGGACCAGGTCGGCCCAGT CAGGTACCAGTACCTGGGACTCGTCAGGAGAATGGAATGGCCAGCCGCCTAGATGAGGGGCTAGAGGACTTTTTCAGCCGAAGGGTCATGGATGAAAGTTCCAG CTACCCCAGGACTCTGAGGACTGTTCGGCCAGGCCTCTCAGAGGCACCACTGCCTCCACTCCAGAAGAAGAGGCGCCGAGGCCTGTTTCATTTTCGGAGGCCCCGGAGCTTCAAGGGGGACAGGGGACCAGGGTCCCCCACTGCTGgactcctccttcctccacccccacccccacccccaactcagGAGAGCCCTCCCAGCCCAGACCCCCCGAGCCTCGGCAATAACTCTTCTCCCTGCTGGAGCCCAGAGGAAGAAACCAGCCTCCTCCCTGGATTTGGTGGGGGAAGGGGACCTTCCTTCCGTAGGAAGATG GGCACCGAAGGGTCAGAGCCAGGGGAGGGGGACCCAGTTCCTGGGACAGCACAGCAGCCAAGGGCCCATGGTGTTGCCCTTCCTGGATTGGGAAGAGCCAAGGGTTGGAGCTTCGACGGGAAACGAGAG GGCACAGGCCCAGACCTGGATGACAGCACCCAGGCTTGGCAGAAAAGGCGCTCTTCAGATGATGCAG ggcctggagcctggaAGCCACCCCCTCCCCCTCAAAGCTCCAAGCCAAGCTTCAGTGCCATGCGGCGAGCAGAGGCCACATGGCACATAG CTGAGGAGAGTGCCCCCAACCACAGCTGCCAGAGCCCTAGCCCAGCCTCCCAAGatggggaggaagaaaaggagggagccTTATTCCCAGAGAGGATGGTTCCAGCCAGGAATGCCAAG CTACAGGATCCCCCTTTAGCTCCACGGCCTCCCAAGCCAGTAGCTGTCCCCAGAGGTCGCCGGCCCCCTCAGGTaccaggaggcagggaggagacCGAGGCTGGGAATACAGCCCCAGGAGTCAACAAGTCCCGGCTGAGGCTGGGCTCACAGCAAGACCAAGAGGAGCCTGAAGTCCAAG GGCCCCCTGATCCAGGCCGCCGGACTGCCCCACTGAAACCCAAGAGGACACGGCGGGCGCAGTCCTGTGATAAACTGGAGCCTGATAGAAGACGGCCCCCTGACCCCTCAG GAACCAGTGAGCCAGGAACAGACTGA